One Cynocephalus volans isolate mCynVol1 chromosome 5, mCynVol1.pri, whole genome shotgun sequence DNA window includes the following coding sequences:
- the CD24 gene encoding signal transducer CD24 — protein sequence MGRAMVARLGLGLLLLALLLPTQIYSNQTTVVTLSSNSSQSTSAAPNPANATTKVAGGALQSTASLLVVSLSLLHLYC from the exons ATGGGCAGAGCGATGGTGGCCAGGCTCGGGCTGGGGCTGCTGCTTCTGGCACTGCTCCTACCCACCCAG atttattcAAATCAAACAACTGTTGTAACACTTTCAAGTAACTCCTCGCAGAGTACCTCGGCTGCCCCCAATCCAGCTAATGCCACCACCAAGGTGGCTGGTGGTGCCCTGCAGTCCACAGCCAGTCTCCTCGTCgtctcactctctctcctacATCTCTACTGTTAA